From Pan troglodytes isolate AG18354 chromosome 9, NHGRI_mPanTro3-v2.0_pri, whole genome shotgun sequence, the proteins below share one genomic window:
- the TAGLN gene encoding transgelin: MANKGPSYGMSREVQSKIEKKYDEELEERLVEWIIVQCGPDVGRPDRGRLGFQVWLKNGVILSKLVNSLYPDGSKPVKVPENPPSMVFKQMEQVAQFLKAAEDYGVIKTDMFQTVDLFEGKDMAAVQRTLMALGSLAVTKNDGHYRGDPNWFMKKAQEHKREFTESQLQEGKHVIGLQMGSNRGASQAGMTGYGRPRQIIS, encoded by the exons ATGGCCAACAAGGGTCCTTCTTATGGCATGAGCCGCGAAGTGCAGTCCAAAATCGAGAAGAAGTATGACGAGGAGCTGGAGGAGCGGCTGGTGGAGTGGATCATAGTGCAGTGTGGCCCTGATGTGGGCCGCCCAGACCGTGGGCGGTTGGGCTTCCAGGTCTGGCTGAAGAATGGCGTG ATTCTGAGCAAGCTGGTGAACAGCCTGTACCCTGATGGCTCCAAGCCGGTGAAGGTGCCCGAGAACCCACCCTCCATGGTCTTCAAGCAGATGGAGCAGGTGGCTCAGTTCCTGAAGGCGGCTGAGGACTATGGGGTCATCAAGACTGACATGTTCCAGactgttgacctctttgaag GCAAAGACATGGCAGCAGTGCAGAGGACCCTGATGGCTTTGGGCAGCTTGGCAGTGACCAAGAATGATGGGCACTACCGTGGAGATCCCAACTGGTTTATGAA GAAAGCGCAGGAGCATAAGAGGGAATTCACAGAGAGCCAGCTGCAGGAGGGAAAGCATGTCATTGGCCTTCAGATGGGCAGCAACAGAGGGGCCTCCCAGGCCGGCATGACAGGCTACGGACGACCTCGGCAGATCATCAGTTAG